A genomic region of Haemophilus parainfluenzae contains the following coding sequences:
- a CDS encoding type II toxin-antitoxin system RelB/DinJ family antitoxin: MTDSDISIRVRTSRALKNQAAKELRKMGLTVSDAIRLYLSYIANEKKLPNELTNSAVLISIAKERKL, from the coding sequence ATGACAGATTCAGATATTTCAATTAGAGTTCGCACAAGTAGGGCGCTGAAAAATCAAGCCGCTAAAGAACTACGAAAAATGGGATTAACCGTTTCTGACGCCATTAGGCTATATTTAAGCTATATAGCAAATGAAAAAAAATTACCAAATGAATTAACAAATTCTGCTGTATTGATAAGCATAGCGAAAGAAAGGAAGCTGTAA